Within the Thermoleophilia bacterium genome, the region GCGAGGATCTCGGCGCGTTTGTAGCCGAAGGTGCGCTTCGAAGTCGCGGGGCGGGCGGCAAGCATGACCGCGCCGAGGGCGAGGAAGAGCGAAAAGCTGTCGGAGAGCATGTGGCCGGCGTCGGCCAGCAGCGCGAGGCTGCCGGTGACCAGTCCACCGGCGGCCTCGACCACCATGAAAGTCGCGGTGAGACCGGCCGCGATCAGCAGCGCGCGGCGATCGGTGCCGCGATACGCGCCGGGCCCGTGGCTGTGCGAGTGGTCGTGATCGTGGTCGTGTGACTCCATGCGTTTTCCAGTCTACGAATACAGCTGCCACCGCTGATAAGTTGACCCCTTGTCAACTCGAGGCCGAGCCCGAACCTTCGCCCGCCGCCACCGACGGCTCCTCATCGCCGGTAGCGCGGTATTCGCTACCGGAGCAGTGCTCGTGGCCGAGGCCAACGCCTGGGTCCTGATCAAGGGTGACGCACCGACTTTCTCCGAGGCCGAAGCGGCTCCTCACGCCGAAACGGCGATCGTGCTGGGAGCGCTCGTCGAGCCCGACGGAGACATGTCGAAGATGCTCTCGGACCGGGTGAATCAGGCCGCCGCCCTCTGGAAGGCGGGCAAGGTCGAGAAGATCCTCGTAAGCGGTGATCACGGCCAATGGAAGTACGACGAGCCGGACACGATGAGGAACGCGCTGGTCGCCGAAGGGGTTCCGGGGAAAGACGTCTTCACTGACCATGCGGGCTTCAACACGAGGGCATCGATGGTCCGGGCACATGACGTTTTCAAGGTGTCCGACGCCCTCGTCGTGACCCAGGG harbors:
- a CDS encoding YdcF family protein, with the protein product MSTRGRARTFARRHRRLLIAGSAVFATGAVLVAEANAWVLIKGDAPTFSEAEAAPHAETAIVLGALVEPDGDMSKMLSDRVNQAAALWKAGKVEKILVSGDHGQWKYDEPDTMRNALVAEGVPGKDVFTDHAGFNTRASMVRAHDVFKVSDALVVTQGFHMKRALYLADAAGLDAEGVTSDLHTYGAQSLKSSIREVASRVKAVGDVVFGSDVMGGPDVPIEGKASASRGPAPPPGTPAAGAPDG